The Enterobacter huaxiensis sequence GTTTCCGTGACCGAGAAGAAAAAGTGATCAACGAACTCACGGAAAAACAGGGCATTGTGCTGGCAACAGGCGGCGGCTCTGTGAAATCTCGCGAAACCCGTAACCGTCTCTCCGCCCGTGGCGTAGTCGTGTATCTTGAGACGACCATCGAAAAACAGCTGGCACGTACGCAGCGCGATAAAAAGCGCCCACTGCTGCAGGTTGAAACGCCGCCACGTGAAGTCCTGGAAGCCCTGGCCGGTGAACGCAATCCTCTGTACGAAGA is a genomic window containing:
- the aroK gene encoding shikimate kinase AroK codes for the protein MAEKRNIFLVGPMGAGKSTIGRQLAQQLNMEFYDSDQEIEKRTGADVGWVFDVEGEEGFRDREEKVINELTEKQGIVLATGGGSVKSRETRNRLSARGVVVYLETTIEKQLARTQRDKKRPLLQVETPPREVLEALAGERNPLYEEIADVTIRTDDQSAKVVANQIIHMLESN